From a single Miscanthus floridulus cultivar M001 chromosome 8, ASM1932011v1, whole genome shotgun sequence genomic region:
- the LOC136468607 gene encoding phosphatase IMPL1, chloroplastic has protein sequence MGSAGITFAPGPAPGCSPIWTDGFRSSVHLALHQVSSSIAATIRIRQQAKSKEKKLTHGTMNFAHGYPSFSVSIGVLFRGKPAASTVIHIVEFCGGPMCWSTRTISASAGGGAYCNGQKIHVSQTDNVEQSLLVTGFGYEHDDAWTTNINLFKEFTDISRGVRRLGSAAADMSHVGLGITEAYWEYRLKPWDVAAGVLIVEEAGGVVTRMDGGEFTVFDRSVLVSNGLVHGQLLDRIGPPTEDLKKKGINFSLWFKPDSYPTDF, from the exons ATGGGGTCTGCCGGCATTACCTTCGCGCCAGGACCAGCCCCCGGCTGTTCACCAATTTGGACGGATGGATTCAGATCCTCCGTACACCTCGCTCTGCATCAGGTTAGCTCGTCAATCGCCGCAACTATAAGGATCCGACAACAAGCTAAATCCAAGGAAAAGAAACTTACAC ATGGAACAATGAACTTTGCACATGGTTACCCCAGCTTTTCTGTGTCCATTGGTGTTCTCTTCCGCGGAAAGCCTGCTGCTTCCACTGTTATACATATT GTGGAATTTTGTGGTGGGCCTATGTGCTGGAGCACCCGTACAATTTCTGCATCTGCTG GAGGAGGGGCTTATTGTAATGGCCAAAAGATTCATGTCAGTCAGACAGACAAC GTGGAACAATCTCTTCTCGTCACAGGTTTTGGATATGAACATGATGATGCCTGGACGACCAATATAAATTTGTTCAAGGAATTTACTGACATTAGCAGG GGAGTGCGAAGGCTAGGGTCTGCTGCTGCTGACATGTCCCACGTTGGACTTGGTATTACAGAAGCTTACTGGGAATACCGACTTAAGCCATGGGATGTGGCTGCTGGCGTCCTG ATAGTTGAAGAAGCTGGTGGGGTGGTAACTCGCATGGATGGTGGAGAGTTTACAGTCTTTGATCGTTCTGTTCTTGTTTCCAATGGACTTGTTCATGGACA GCTTTTGGATCGGATTGGCCCTCCTACTGAAGATCTTAAGAAGAAAGGAATCAATTTCTCTTTGTGGTTCAAGCCTGACAGCTACCCAACCGACTTTTGA
- the LOC136471180 gene encoding pentatricopeptide repeat-containing protein At2g35130 produces MLSVEAHTYYPIARPRWKLCACRNVLQETSLHDAEVNSYHRSERKNRKRDGAYIDKDGVARTFDRKKISRKRGGAIKGRGWKYGSGFIDGVFPVLSPMAQDIQEFVQKGTDVTNIWESLDNIPGAHDLWDDIVNVAVQLRLNRQWEPIITVCEWILYRSSFRPDIICYNLLIDAYGQKRQLNKAESIYIALLEAHCVPTEDTYALLLRAYCNSGQLHRAEGVISEMQKNGLPPTATVYNAYLDGLLEARCSEKAVQVYQRMKKERCRTNTETYTLMINVYGKAKQPMSSLKVFNEMKTIGCKPSICTYTALVNAFAREGLCEKAEEVFEEMQQAGHEPDVYAYNALLEAYGRAGLPQGASEIFSLMEHMGCEPDRASYNILVDAYGRAGLHQEAEAAFQELKQQGMRPTMKSHMLLLSAHAKSGNVARCEEVMAQLHKSGLRPDTFALNAMLNAYGRAGRLDDMERLLAAMERDGDEAGGGATPDTSTYNVLVNVYGRAGYLDRMEAAFRSLAARGLAADVVTWTSRIGAYARKKEYGRCLEIFEEMVDARCYPDAGTAKVLLAACSDERQVEQVTAIVRSMHKDAKMLFAL; encoded by the exons AT GCTAAGTGTTGAGGCTCATACATATTACCCGATTGCAAGGCCGAGATGGAAATTATGTGCCTGCAGAAACGTCTTGCAAGAAACTTCCTTGCATGATGCAGAAGTAAATTCCTACCACCGTAGTGAGAGGAAGAACAGGAAAAGGGACGGTGCTTACATTGACAAAGATGGCGTGGCAAGAACCTTCGATCGAAAGAAAATATCTAGAAAGAGGG GGGGTGCTATAAAAGGCCGTGGGTGGAAGTACGGCTCTGGGTTTATTGATGGAGTGTTCCCAGTGTTGAGTCCAATGGCGCAGGATATCCAAGAATTTGTGCAGAAGGGGACTGACGTCACCAATATCTGGGAATCACTGGACAACATTCCTGGAGCACACGATCTTTGGGATGACATTGTCAATGTTGCAGTCCAGCTCCGCCTGAACCGACAATGGGAGCCGATCATCACA GTCTGTGAGTGGATCCTGTACCGGAGTTCGTTCCGTCCCGACATAATCTGCTACAACCTGCTCATAGATGCATATGGTCAGAAGCGTCAGCTGAACAAGGCAGAATCGATTTACATTGCTCTTCTGGAGGCTCACTGTGTGCCCACAGAGGACACTTATGCTCTTCTATTGCGCGCTTACTGCAATTCTGGACAATTGCACCGAGCTGAGGGCGTGATTTCAGAAATGCAGAAGAATGGGCTCCCTCCAA CTGCAACTGTGTATAACGCATACCTGGATGGTCTACTGGAAGCAAGATGTTCTGAAAAGGCGGTTCAAGTGTATCAAAGGATGAAGAAGGAGCGCTGCAGAACTAACACCGAGACGTACACCCTGATGATCAACGTATATGGGAAG GCAAAGCAACCGATGTCATCGCTGAAAGTGTTCAATGAGATGAAAACGATTGGGTGCAAGCCCAGCATCTGCACCTACACCGCGCTGGTGAACGCGTTCGCGCGGGAAGGCCTTTGCGAGAAGGCAGAGGAGGTGTTTGAGGAGATGCAGCAGGCTGGGCATGAACCTGACGTGTATGCCTACAATGCCCTGCTGGAAGCTTACGg CCGCGCAGGGTTGCCACAAGGGGCATCGGAGATCTTCTCTTTGATGGAACACATGGGGTGTGAGCCTGACAGAGCCTCTTACAACATATTGGTGGATGCTTATGGAAGAGCTGGTCTCCATCAAG AGGCAGAAGCGGCATTCCAAGAGCTGAAGCAGCAGGGCATGCGCCCGACCATGAAGTCACACATGCTGCTCCTGTCCGCGCACGCCAAGTCCGGCAACGTGGCGAGGTGCGAGGAGGTGATGGCGCAGCTGCACAAGTCGGGGCTGCGCCCGGACACCTTCGCGCTCAACGCCATGCTCAACGCGTACGGCCGGGCCGGGCGGCTCGACGACATGGAGCGCCTCCTCGCGGCCATGGAGCGCGACGGCGACGAGGCTGGCGGCGGTGCCACACCGGACACCAGCACGTACAATGTGCTGGTGAACGTGTACGGGCGCGCGGGGTACCTGGACCGGATGGAGGCGGCGTTCCGCTCCCTGGCGGCCCGGGGGCTGGCCGCCGACGTGGTGACGTGGACGTCCCGCATCGGAGCGTACGCGAGGAAGAAGGAGTACGGGCGGTGCCTGgagatcttcgaggagatggtgGACGCTAGGTGCTACCCGGACGCCGGCACGGCCAAGGTGCTGCTCGCCGCGTGCTCCGACGAGCGCCAGGTGGAGCAGGTCACGGCCATCGTCAGGTCCATGCACAAGGACGCCAAGATGCTCTTCGCATTATGA